ACCGATCATAGATTTCGATCTACGGGATTATTTTCCCGAAAAAGCCAAACTGCAAGGAATTTCCTACGCGGACACTATTCTTGAAGTTAGAGTGGACGAACATGGTAATCTAATCGATGCCAAAGTTTTAAAGGCAGGAATCAAAGGATACGGATTCGAAGATGCAGCGATTCGCGTCGTTCGAGCGGCTCGTTGGAGCCCCGGTTATGTTAAGGGACGTCCAATCAAAATGAACCATCGTATTCCCGTGAATTTCAAATTAGACGACTGAGCGATTGCCATCGCACGCATGAAACACCTTTCCTGAAATCACTAAACGACTTTTTACCGAAATCTCGTTAATTTCTTTTTTCCAAAATGGGGAGAGAGTTACTCATCAGCGCTTGAAAATCGGTTGAAAAGGATCAGGCTAAAGGAGTAAGGTGTAATGCCCTTAAAAACGTACCCCTGGAGCGATAAGAATGATTCGTCTGGCAGCTTCCTGTATTATGATCTTTAGCTTTCTTCTTCTCCCTGTAGAAGCCCTGACTCCTCCTCCTTCTTTGGAATCGCAGGTAACTCATTCCGATTTTATAGCTCTCGCAAGATTATCCAACGTTAAGGAAAGCAAGATTTCCGCGAATTCGGTATCGGTAACCGCAAATATAGAAGTGTTAAAGCCGATAAAAGGCGGTTCGAATTTGCCGACAAGATTCGACTTAGCATTTCTCGTTTTTCCGGAATATTTCGGGAAATGGCTGAAGGCCCCTCCGCAAGAAGGAGATTATATTCTTTTTTTAATTAAGAAAAAAGTAAAGGATAGCAAGGGAAAAGAGACGGAAGTTGTCGCTCTCTACGAACCTCATCCTTACGCCTTTCGAGAATACTCGAAAGAGTTGGAAGAAAAAATTCGAGCCGAAATCAAAAACTAATCTAGTTGGGAGAACCGAATGAAAATGTTCAGAAAAATTTCCGTTTTAATATCGACTTTACTGCTCGCCGGGAACGGCATATTCGGGCAACCGGCGAAATTTCCCGGATTAGGAATGAAGCAGGAGCCGTTCGAGCTCCTGTCTTCTCTTAAAGAAGCTAATCCAAATCGAATCTCTCATCGCGGAATGGCCTCCAGCGTCGACCTCTCGGATTCGATGCCGCCGGTGGGTGACCAAGGCCAACAAAGCTCCTGCGTGGCTTGGTCCACGGCCTATGCGACGAAATCGTTTCAGGAATATACCGAGAGGAAAGGAAGAGGTAATTGGAGCTTAAAAACTCCGGACGGTTCCCCGAACTATTCCTCCATCTTTTCACCGGCATTCATTTACAATCAAATCAACGGCGGAAGGGATAACGGCTCGTTAATTTCGGATGCCATGAAATTGGTCGTGGAAACCGGAGCCGCCACTTGGGACGCAATGCCCTATAACCCCAATGATTATCTGACTAGGCCGCCCCAATCCGCGTTCGACGTAGCTACTAAATACAAGGCCAAGGAATTTCTAAGGGTTCGCCAAACGGATCCGATGGAAGTAAAGAATCAACTCGCCCAAGGGAGACCTGTAGTCGCCGGAATTCTCGTTTATGAGAATTTCATGAACCTAAAGGGGAAAGACATTTATAAGGAAGGTGTCGGTAAAGCGTACGGCGGACATGCGATTTCCATCGTCGGCTACGACGATTCTCAAAACGCATTCAAATTCATTAATTCATGGAGCACTCAATGGGGAGACCAGGGTTACGGATACATCGACTATAAGTGGTTTACGAAAGTCTGTCAATCCGCCTTCGTTCTAGTTGACGAGGTAGCGAGCGTTCAGGAAGAACCGACACCGGCTCAGACTAACGATAATAAACCTCTTCCGCCTGAGAAAACCAAACCTGTGCCTCCGAAAGAAGTTTCCGCGTCGCAAGGATCCTACTCCGACCGAGTACAAATCACTTGGGAAAGCATTACAGGTGCTATAGGTTACGAAATTTATCGGAAGGGACCCGGAGATTCCGCATTTTCCAAAATCGGACTTTCGCAGACCAACGGATTCACGGACGACGGCATCCAAAAAGATACTGCTTACGCGTATAAAATCACAACTCTTACGGACTCGGATTCTTCGGACCAATCGGACGGAGAAGCAATCGGCTATGCGAAGTCGGAGGAACAGAAAGCGCCTGCAAAAGTTGTGGGCCTGAAAGCTAGTCAGGGTCAATTTTCAAATAAAATCGATATGACTTGGGAAGCGATGGAAGGAGTCGCCGAATACTCCGTCTATAAATGGAGCGCGACGCAAAAGAAATATATTCTAATCGGAAAAAGTAAAACCAATTCCTATTCGGATAATGGCGCGGCAAAGAACGGAAGCACCGAACTTTATGTAGTTTCAGCGACTAACGGCGGAAAGACGGGAGACCCTTCCGACGCCGCCTCGGGAAGCACGGCAAAAGCCGATTCCAAACCTCCAAAACCCGTCGGCCTGATCGCGACGAAGGGTTTGTATAATAGTAAAGTCGAACTTCGTTGGCAGAAAGTTAGCGGAGCATCGCGGTATTTGATTTATCGCTATAATACCGGAGGGCTTTTCGGTAGCGGGACTTGGTCGAAACTAGCGGAAGAGGCAAAAGAGAATTTCGTGGATGAAAAGCTTCCCGCCCAGTATGCGTTCTATGCGGTAGCGGCCGTAAACAAAAACGGTTTAGCAGGGCCTTTTTCGGACTACGCTTACGGTTATATCGATCCTAACAAACATAGAGGGGAAAGGCTTCCTTCTCCGACCGGTTTGAAAGGGAATTTAGACGCAAAAAATAATAAGATCACGCTAAAATGGGAACCTGTTAAGGGCGCCTCGGAGTATTATGTTTATCGCAAGAAGCGCGGATCGTCCTCCTGGGATTTCATATCTTCCGCCAACGCAAAGAGTTCCCTATTTACCGCGGATATCCCTGAAAAGGAAAGCTTCTTCTTGTATACGGTTACGGCCAAAACGGACCTTGGAGGAGAAAGCGAATATGCCTCGCCCGTTTCGGCGGTACTTTCCGCGGCAAAACCCGCAAAATTGATGCGAGCTTTCGGCGGGGATTCTACTTTAGAGAAATTTAAAGGACCGTGGACTGCGATGTCATGGGACGGATCGAAGGGAGTCAACCAAGTCTTACTGGAGATCGAGAGTCAAGATAACGTTAATTACGTCGTAAAGTTTAATAAACAGAAGATTTTCGAAGGAAAATACGTTGAAAATAGTCCGATCATAGATAAGGACGGAAAATTCCGGATTGAAATCGAAAAAACCGGAGATGCGCTTTCGGTTACTTTGAAAGATAACGCGATTATCAATCAGAAATCCACCTTAAGCTTTCTGAAAGAATAATATACGTTAAGCTTTAGTCTCAAGAATGGAACTTCTCCCGTTTTCGCAGGCCGAATTCGGGAGAATCCGATACTTTCACTTTAATATACCCGTTTTATTTTCGAGAAAGCCGATTAACTGAAGCTTCAACAAAATTGAAACTGTTTGGGAAATTAATCTGTGGGAAAAAAAGATCCGAAGGGTTTTCTTCTGCAAACGGTTCCGGAAATTAAATCAATTCAACTTCTCTAGCAAGCGTGAAGATATTTCCGATTTCCTTCAACCTTTGGGTCAATTCGACGGAGCTGAGTATCGTCGTGACGGCGCTCTCCGGAAGCTTTTGCATCTCCATGAATCGGTCCTTATAGTCCTGAATCCAAATTTTGCGACAAAACAAATTCGCCTGGAAATAGTATACTTGGTGAGTGATCAAGAAATTCAACGAATCTATATCTTCTAGAGCTTCTGCGGTAATAATCGCTTCCCGGTTATCGGACAGTCGACGGCAATAATCTATGAACGCAAGGTTATCCAAGAATTTGGTCAAGTCCTGATCGGCTTTAAATTTGAAGCTGATAGGATCTAATTTAAATTCCTTAATCATTTCTCCCAAGTCCAACACGACTTGATGACTTTGACTTTTGACTCCGAAATCGTCCGCCGCAAAGCTGATTCCGAAATTCCAGAACCTTCTGCATACGGATTTAAGGGTGGCCTCGCCTTCTTCGTACGGTTTTTCTATCAGCTCCATACGAATATTCTGGGGATTCAAATTTTGCTTTAGTAGAAGCTCGTGGAATCGGGTAACTTTCTCGTCGGTATCGAAGGTATCGATCAGCGTCTGAGGAGAAATATTGAACTTCAATAAACCCGGCGATCCATTGCAGGACATGATCAATTTTTCGAGAATCAAAAGTTCGATTCTGTTTAAGTCCTGATCGTGAGGAATGTCGCGTATTAGGTCTGCATAACCGGCATAGGCCTCCCCTCCGACAAAGACCTCGCCACCCTTCATCGAGAAAGTATGATCCCTGTGATTATAATGAATAATCGGTTGAATAACCGCGTCGGGGCGATCGCTCGCAAAATAATCGTTTACGCGATTTAAATAGGTCCAGCTCCAGCGAACCAGATTGTCCTTTAAATTTTTTAAGGAGGAAGATTCTAACTCTCGAAAGATTTCCTCTACATAGGATATGAAATTACATTGGGTTCGGCCAATTCCGAAATCAAAATTTAAACTTCCGTTTCGAACGGCGTTATCATGAAACCTTCCGATCGCGGCATCGAAATTGGCCTGGTTCTCAAATCCGGAATTATCAAGAGGGGCAACCCCGATCAATAAATTCTTTTTATCTCCGTAAGTATAATAACGAAGAAATTCGCGATGAGAGGGTTCTACTTCTGCGATCTTTTGCGGAACGAGTTGGATGAATTCAACGAGAGAAATTACGGAAATACTTTGGAATCTAAGGAGGAATATAGGTTTTCCTCGATTCTCGTTAATAAAAACAGTTTTGAACTGTTCTAAGTCCCCAAAATCAAAGGACCTTAGTCTGAGGTTTTGGGAATCTGTCATTTCAGCTTCGACTTTTATCGCCATTAGAGCGGACGGCTTTCCCCATAACGCCCGTAGACAGGATTTTAAACGACTGTTGTTTTATGTAAAGCGGAAACGTATTGTTTCTCCTGAGATTCGATTTTTGCCTAGTTCGGAGACTTTTTTCTGGAATTTGTTCGGGTTGGAGATGGTTACGTCACCTTCTATCTCTAAAGGAACATCAAATAAGATATCTCCCTCGACTCGTAACGAGGTGCAGCGCACTAACGACGGAAGAACTTTCATTCTGGAAGTAAAGTCGTTAATTTTCTTATAATAATTATCATCCATTTGAACGATCACTTCTCCTAAACCGGCGCTTTTACGCTCCTCGGTCATCGTTATGGAAAAATCAGAATTCAAAGTATATGCGTCGGAACGTCGGACTAAGTAGTCTTCGCATTTTTTTACCGGAGCGAATCGATCTCGCGGAATAATAATTCCTTTCGCTTTCGGAAAGTTCTGAATAGCGGATCCCATTGCAGTTTCCAATTGTAGTACCTCCTGCCCTTCGACCTTCTTTGGATTTACGATCAAAGATAAGTAGAATTTTCCGGAAACTAAACGTTCCTTAAGCGCATCCAGACGAATCCAAAGATTATTGGTAGAAAAACTGCGAAATTTAGAAACTCCTTCGAACTCATGCATGTGATCCTGAGGAACTTGCGCGGTTTCCAGTAATTGGTAATTTAGCTTTTTACCATTGACTGTCCTTCGAAAAATCGCGCCGCCTTTCTTATCGGCAAGGGTTTTCGGAGTCATTTCCATGCAGAATTCCAGTTCTTCCTCCATCATGTATCGTAAGATTCCAGGATGGACCGTGGCTCCTAGATTATCTCCATTAGAGACGAAAGCGATTTTATATCCTTTCTCAATCAACGAATCTAAGATGCCGGTTTCAAGAAGTGTGAACCAAATATCACCGTGGCCAGGGGGACACCATTCCTCATTTTCATCACCGGGGAACTCCAACGGCTTTAGGCTATTTTTTAGGAGCCTGGGGACTTTATGCTGCAGGAAGCTTGTCGGGAAAGATTGGGAAAATCCGATTCGCTTTAACTCGGCCTGACTTTGTTCCAAAGTGCTGAAACTGTCCATAAGCAGCAACGGAACTTCGATCTTATACTCTTTGCGAATAAACTCGATCTGCCGAGCAACGATCTCTAAAAAAGACATTCCGTTCTTGATTTCTATAAGAGATTTTGGGCCGGACAATCCCATGCTCGTTCCTAATCCGCCGTTCAATTTAATAACTACGAGCTCGTTTAAAACGGACTGGTTTGGCTTACCTTTTGATTCGATTGATTCGAGAGAAATTTCGTCCGTAGCCGAGTCTAGATCTCCGACCTCTTCCCACTTTACGATTCCTGTTTCTCCATTTCGAACCTCGTCGACTTTCGACAAAAAGTCCGAAATGAATTCTGAAGAAAGCCCGGCCTTAAGCATCTTCGCTTGAATCAGTGCATCCGATTCCGCTTTCATCGAATCCATCGAATTATCCCCCTCGTATCGTAGGCCTCGTCGAATTCACTCAACTCTACCTCGTATTTTTCCGACGATAGAGGATCGTATAGAAGTTTGACTTTCACTTCCCGGCCCCCTTCTTGCTGAACCGGTTTTTCCGCTTCTTCCCCATAACGCGGAAGAAACACCAGATAGGTGTAGATATAGACGGTCCTCTTTGAGGATTTTCTGTATTGAAGGATTCCCTTCCCGCTTATATCCCTCTTTACTATCTTAGTGAACGGTATCGGAAAGGTTCTGTTCCAAGTAGAAAGTAGAATCCTGTCCAGCTCCGAATATTTCGGTATATTCGAGTAGACAGGAGCGACCGCCAAGAAGAAGATCAAAACAAGTTTGGACCAATTTTTTCCCAACATCGAAACCTTCTGACATATTGCAGTTAACCCCGGATACTTCAAGCTTTTCGTATGAAAAAAACCTTCGCAAGCTTACGCGAACTCTATTACTACTTCGTTGAAATTTTCTCCTTTCTTTTCTCTTTGGCGACTTGTTATCTTCCTGAGACTCGAGAAACTCCGACCGAGAGAGCGGATATTCTGATAATTCCCGGTTTTTTTTCGGGTCCGGTATATTACAAAAAACTTACAAGAAAATTGGAACAAGCCGGATTCAAACCCAAAGTTTTAAAAATACCCCCGATTTTTTTAAACACGACAAATATCATTCGATCCCTCGATTCTCAGCTCAAAAATCTACCGGACAAATACGTATTTCTAACACATAATACGGGAGGTCTTTTATGCCTTCTTTTGCCGGATACGTCTAGAAGGAAAGTTAGCGCCTTGATTACGTTAGGAACTCCGTTTCGAGGAACTTCATTATTTCGATTTTTAGGACCGAAAGAATTGCGTTGGAAATCCCCTTTATTGGAAAAGATGTTTAATACCTTCCTTTTTATGGATCGCTTCCAACCGCTTTCGCCATGGAAAGAAATCTTCTTTCTCCCCAAATCTTCATCAGAATTCGGACAAGGCAGAGATCTCTGGTTCGACGTCGTTGGAAATTTTAATATCGTTAGGGTCGAGGAAAACCTGCGTAGCATTACCGACTACCTGCAAAAGAATCATCCGCCAAAACATTCTTCGGAACCAGGTTCTAAAGCTGATAAAAATCCCGTCGTCAGAACCGAGAAGCCCTTAAAAGCTAAGAAGAAAGCTCAAGCGACCAAAGCAAAAAAACCGATCCGTAAGAAAAAGATACAACCCGTTCGTAAGAAGCGTATGTAGAGAATGTTATTTCGACATTACTGAATACGTTCTCTAAATTTGGAAAACGTCTCGTCATTGGAATCGAAACGAACTTCCGTCGTCGCGAGGATAATTCCGGCAAGGGAAACGATACGAAGATTCAATAAAAAATCCTGATCCTCGAACAATATCTGCCCTAAGAGAAGATATTCCGCACCGGAAAGCTTTCCGAGCGAAATTACCTGATCGGAAAGAACTAATCCGCTTTCCTGAAAAGTCTGTTCGCCCACCACACGATTGAGCCGATCCCTCTCCAATAGAACGAAAACATTCGGATCGAACAATTCTTTCGTCAGTTTGTCGGTCAGAATTCCCCCCAGCTGTGATTTTGAACCGTCTCCGTTGACTATATTCAAAATTCCTAATCTGCCGGGCATTTTTCCGCCTTGAGATTTTGCGGAAGCCACGAATTGATTCTTTAAATCCGCAGCGATAGTCTTTATGGCGCTTTCCAAATCGGGAGCTTTATTTTTCGTTCCGATAGAGGCGCAGTTTATCGGTAGAATCCCGATCGCACCGACCAGAAGCAAATTGCGAAAAAATGTCATAGGCCGACCCATATTAAAAATATTTTACGAGAGTCACTTGATTTCCGTTGCTATTGAACTTTACAACGTCGAACGTAGACAGTGTCAACGTCAAACCTCTTCCGTGAGTCAAACCTTCCGAGTTCAACTGTTCCATCTTATTCTTTAATGTTCGAGCGTGATTAAAGCCTTTGCCTTCGTCGGTAATCCTTACTCCGAACCGATCCGCCGAAAGCGAATATTCGACCTTGATTTTTTTTCCCTTATAATAGGGATCCTTTTGACGCTCTTGAACGAATCGAAAGTAATTTCCATCTTCCATTGCCCTTGTCTTCTCGTCGAAACTGATATTCAAGTTTCCGTGCTCGATCGCGTTTATTATCATTTCTCGCAGGCAATTCCTGATCGCAACGATGGTTCCCGGATCCGTAAATCGAAATAAATTCGACGTCAGCCTTTGGCTCAATAATTCTGCGTTCTGAAGATAATTGTTAGCGGCAAAAACGAGTTTTTCGCTATCGACAAATCTAGCCATCAGATCTTGGTCCGGCTCGTACGCTCTCCCTAATATTTCCCGTTGGCCTTCGTATTCCAAGACTTGAAACTGGACTTGTAGCTCTTTAGGCTCTCTAAGATATTTTTGGAGAAACTCCGCCAGAAATCGGACCGGCTTTCCTTCGGAAGAAAGCTCCTCCAATTTTTCCAAGACGTATAGCTTTTTGTACGCATCCTGAATTCCGCCGGACTTGTACACCAACTCCATAAAATTTTTGCCGATAACTTCCTGCGGCTTATACCCGAGATGCTTTGCCACCGAACGGTTCGCAGCGACGACCGTCCAATTTTGATCGATGGAGAAAAGGAAGTCCTCCTCCGCTTCAAATAGACTCCGATATTTTGCTTCGGATTCCTCGGCGTTGATCCTCATTTTATCCAATTCAAGAACACGATGACTTAACTCGTCGGAAAGACCCTTGATTCGATCCGCGAGTCCTAAAGATAATAGACTGACTTCCATCACCGAACCGATTTGGATTCCGTACAAAGTAAGAAAATTATCCGGTAGAAGACCGAAGGATTTTATTCCGAAGATGAAACTAAAGAAAATAAAGACCGACCAAGCTAACAGAAAATAACGCGCCTCTCGCCTTCCGGCCAAAAGACATTGTACTCCGTTGAAAATCAGGAAACCGAGCGTTAAGAACATGACCACAAGACTGGAAACGATCGAAGTCCGGTAATCGAGAAGCGTCAACGTGGAGACCATTCCAAGTATCTGAAGGCAAAATAGAAAAATGTAAATGCGAGCCGTTTTTGGAGTATATTTTGCCGCTCCTAAAAATGAGCGACCGAACAAAGAAGCCGTAAACAATCCCAAAAAGAGAGAAAAAGGAAGACTAAAGTTCGCCCACACCGTTGAATTTCTCCAAAGGTATTGAAACGATAATCCGTTTAGAGTGAACTGAAAGAGAATATAACTTAAAATATAGACGACGTAATATAAGTAACTTCGATCCCGAATGGAAAAGAAAAGGAACAGGTTGTAAACGACCATCACTAGCATAGTGCCGTAGTAAAAACCGAGTGCAAGTTGTTCGGAAAAAACGTGTTCGGTAAACCGGCTCTGCGTAAACGCCAATAGAGGAAGAAGAACAGAACTTTTGGAAACGACTCTGAAATAAATTTCGCGACGACTCGAAGGGAGTTCTTGAAATGCGTAGGCGAAATTACGATATTCTATCTGCCTCGAACTAAAACCTCGCATATCGCCAGACATATTCACGGGGTCGTTCCCTGTCGTGCCGGTATATAGGTCCACATAATCCAATAAAGGGTAATCAATGTCCAATATCCAATCCGTCTTAATCGGAACCGGATTCGAAACTGTGAGCCGAATCCAGATAGCGGCTTCGGTATATCCGATACTATTCTGCTCCAAAGTTTTGAACAGACCGTTTACGGACACTTCGCGCACATCCGAAAAGGTCATTTTTCCCGAAGTATCTTTGAAAATACTAATATACGGAAGTAAGGACATTCCGTCCATGTCTTCGGCGACTACTAAGTCTTTGGCAGTCTGTTTGGATAAAATTTCCTGGGACGGGTAAAAGAAAAGAAATGCGACGCCTACGATCGTAATAAGGACTCCTATATTTTTCCAAGCGCCGCGCATAACTCTTCTTATCCGCCGATGATTTGGCTGAAAATTCGGGTGAATATTTCCGATAGCCTCTTGAACAACTCCGCAGTGACGATAAAAGTTCCGATGCTGCTACCGATTTGCGGGAGCATGAAAACCAAGAAAATTCGAATCACATTATTCTGCCAATAGCCTTTGAAACGTTCGGAATCTTCTCCTATTTTCTCAAAATCCTCGACAAGAGGTTTCCTCAACCATGACTCCGCAAGGGCAGCCACCCAACCGGGTTTGATAATAGGATTAAAATTTCCTATCGGAGCGGCGACGAAAGCAAGTAGAATCGAAACGGGATGAGCCAAAGCGATTAGAGCCCCGATTGCGGCTAACGTTCCTTTCACAAGAACCCACCGAACGATGAATTCCTGTCCGGCTTGCTTTCCTCCGAACATTACTAATGTCGCGACCAGAGTCAGAATGATCGTCGGAAATAGGAAAGGACGGATTTTATCCCAAGAGCCTTTGCTCGGAATGACATCCAAATGCTCGAGCGATTGATCCCGCTGTATATTCTTCATGATTCCTTCTAAGTGGCCGGCTCCGACGACCGCGAAGATTTTCTTCCCGTGTTTTGCGGCTTCCCGAATCCGTTGGGCAAGATACGAATCTCTTTCATCTATGATGACATTTTTTACGGATTCATAACGGGACGGTAGTTGAGAAAATAAATCCTTTAGTACGTCGTCGGATTTCATTTCCTCGATCTTTTCGGGAGAAATTTCTTCCTTTACGAACAAGGAAGTAACCAGCGCCGAAAAGAGATACATTCGATCCCAAAAACCCACTTTCCACCAGGCCCTTTTTAAAGTGACGGAGATCTCCCGATCGACGGGGAAGATTCTGGCTCCCGTGCGTTCTCCTTCCTCGATGGCTCGGCGCATCTCATCACCTGGGCGAATGCTTCCGTTGCCCATCTTCTTTTGGAAAGAAGAAAGAATTAAGCTGGAAAGAAGTAGCCACATCTTTCTTTCCTTGAAGACCTTGAAGATATCCAATTTCTTCCAATGGTCCGGATCCTTAACGGACCTCATTCGAGAGCCGCAAAGTTCCACACAAATGACGTCCGGTTTTTTTTCGGAAACGATTCGAGAGACTTCTGCTATGCTTTTTTGACTGATATGCGCCGTACCCAAAATCGTGATCGCGGATCCGTCTAGGTCAAAGGTTCGAATCGGTTCGATAGATTCGGCGGTTTGTAAGGGAGAATTTGATTCCATTTCTTTCTCCGGATAGTTTCGTCCGGTCAACAAGAGATGAAACTCAATTTTTCAGCCAGACCGGAGATTTCTGACGTGTTTTTTACCCTTTTCTCCGTCTCTTGAAATAAAGAAAGGGATGCAATTTGTCCCGTTCTAAAAATGATTTGAAGGATTCTACAGGGGCGGCAAACTGAACGCCGTTTTCGAAAGCTTTCGGCAGAGAAAAACAAAACCTTCATTATGCTCAACAAGGACGTAAAAATCATCAACGTTGGAATTGCGGATTTACAAGGAGGACAATCTCCTTCTGTCATTCGTACTACATTAGGCTCCTGTATCGGAGTGGTTTTCTATTCTCCGGACAAAAAGGTCGGAGCCATGGCGCATATCATGTTGTCCAAGGATCCGACCGGAAAAGATTCCGCGAAAAATCCCTACAAATATGCCGACACCGCTCTACCTGAATTGGTAAAAAAAATGACGGAACTCGGATGCTCCAAGGGCGAATATCATGCCCGGCTGTTCGGCGGCGCATCCATGTTTAAGGGAATGAATTC
The Leptospira fainei serovar Hurstbridge str. BUT 6 genome window above contains:
- a CDS encoding TraB/GumN family protein, whose product is MESNSPLQTAESIEPIRTFDLDGSAITILGTAHISQKSIAEVSRIVSEKKPDVICVELCGSRMRSVKDPDHWKKLDIFKVFKERKMWLLLSSLILSSFQKKMGNGSIRPGDEMRRAIEEGERTGARIFPVDREISVTLKRAWWKVGFWDRMYLFSALVTSLFVKEEISPEKIEEMKSDDVLKDLFSQLPSRYESVKNVIIDERDSYLAQRIREAAKHGKKIFAVVGAGHLEGIMKNIQRDQSLEHLDVIPSKGSWDKIRPFLFPTIILTLVATLVMFGGKQAGQEFIVRWVLVKGTLAAIGALIALAHPVSILLAFVAAPIGNFNPIIKPGWVAALAESWLRKPLVEDFEKIGEDSERFKGYWQNNVIRIFLVFMLPQIGSSIGTFIVTAELFKRLSEIFTRIFSQIIGG
- a CDS encoding chemotaxis protein CheD, whose amino-acid sequence is MLNKDVKIINVGIADLQGGQSPSVIRTTLGSCIGVVFYSPDKKVGAMAHIMLSKDPTGKDSAKNPYKYADTALPELVKKMTELGCSKGEYHARLFGGASMFKGMNSSFLQNIGELNISVAREFLEKEKITLLVEDVSGHEGRTISLYLDDGRILLKKGGFEKYLYKVR